A single genomic interval of Sceloporus undulatus isolate JIND9_A2432 ecotype Alabama chromosome 2, SceUnd_v1.1, whole genome shotgun sequence harbors:
- the HRH2 gene encoding histamine H2 receptor, giving the protein MNSTHVTDNSLCLWEKVLIGIVLTVLVVVTVCGNVMVCLVVSFNRKLRSLTNCFIVSLAFTDLLLGLLVLPFSATYEIFSHEWPLGITWCNIYISLDVMLCTASILNLFVISLDRYYAITAPLRYPTVVTPLWAAVAMVLIWVVSLMVSFLPIHLGWNTNDTTIQNTRLVDGKQECKLEVNTLYVLVDGLLTFYLPLVVMCITYYRIFKIAREQAKRINYTSCCKTVRHALPTVKEHKATVTLAAVMGAFIICWFPYFTVFMYRGMQGAVCETLLTIVLWLGYANSALNPILYAALNRDFRTAYQRLLRCRKMGPEAREIPLNHEMRDKTCTQAQCKLEDNALQLHAMNGKRNPLVQDSVESSGTFS; this is encoded by the exons ATGAATTCCACACATGTTACAGACAATTCTCTCTGCCTTTGGGAAAAAGTGCTGATTGGGATTGTCCTCACAGTCCTCGTAGTTGTGACTGTCTGTGGCAATGTTATGGTGTGCCTCGTTGTCTCTTTCAACCGAAAGCTCCGCAGCCTGACCAACTGCTTCATTGTCTCCTTGGCCTTCACAGACCTGCTACTGGGCTTATTGGTGCTGCCTTTTTCAGCTACCTATGAGATATTCTCCCATGAGTGGCCCTTGGGCATTACTTGGTGCAATATCTACATCAGCTTGGATGTCATGCTGTGCACGGCCTCCATCCTCAACCTTTTTGTGATTAGCCTTGACCGGTACTATGCTATTACAGCACCTCTTCGCTACCCCACTGTGGTCACTCCCCTCTGGGCGGCTGTGGCTATGGTCCTTATCTGGGTAGTGTCGCTCATGGTCTCATTCCTACCTATTCATTTGGGTTGGAACACCAATGACACAACTATCCAGAACACGCGCTTAGTGGATGGAAAGCAGGAGTGCAAGCTTGAAGTCAACACTCTGTACGTGCTGGTGGATGGTTTGCTTACTTTCTACCTCCCTTTGGTTGTCATGTGCATTACATATTACCGTATATTCAAAATAGCCAGGGAGCAAGCAAAGAGGATCAACTACACCAGCTGCTGCAAGACCGTCAGGCATGCATTGCCTACTGTGAAGGAACATAAAGCCACTGTGACTCTTGCTGCTGTGATGGGAGCCTTCATTATCTGCTGGTTTCCTTATTTTACTGTGTTTATGTACCGAGGCATGCAGGGTGCAGTGTGTGAAACCTTACTGACCATTGTTCTGTGGCTTGGATATGCCAATTCAGCCTTGAACCCTATCTTGTATGCTGCACTGAACAGGGACTTCCGGACAGCTTATCAACGGTTGCTCCGGTGTAGAAAAATGGGGCCAGAAGCCAGAGAGATCCCCCTGAACCATGAGATGAGGGACAAGACCTGTACCCAGGCACAGTGTAAACTGGAGGATAATGCTCTACAGCTGCATGCAATGAATGGGAAGCGAAACCCTCTTGTTCAAGACAGTGTAGAAAG ctCTGGCACCTTTTCCTAA